Proteins found in one Halobaculum sp. MBLA0147 genomic segment:
- the cysS gene encoding cysteine--tRNA ligase has product MTLSVTDTLRGERVALAGGDDDEILLYVCGLTVSDDAHLGHARLWFHADVLHRWLEHRGYDVRHVENVTDVNEKITARVGEREEWETEADVARHFTQSVLADMRGLNLKRAAVYPRVSEHVPQIVSLVETLVERGYAYEANGSVYFDVTSFDDYGALSNQSLDELEAQSEADERSEKRNPSDFALWKAGGVSPEAVREHRKHDHEGSLPSGQTWDSPWGEGRPGWHVECSVMSTTHLGDTLDVHMGGRDLVFPHHENEIAQSEAATGAEFARTWLHVGLLQTDEDKMSSSLGNFFTVSDALEEYGVDVVRTFYLGAQYRGEQTYSTDAMAEAERRWERLRRGYDTAVAACDDARALGSVVDDDLREAVDECRERFATAMDDDLDVRTAYNALLDLASAVHRHVDGDGADGDESSADDTGGVAGGDDGTADGGSGDGDASDDVSADGETAYDYRGLRRAVETFEALGGEVFGLSLGADESDGGDVELVEDLVELVLDVRERERDAGNYERADDLRDALADAGVRVEDGDDGPTYRLE; this is encoded by the coding sequence ATGACGCTGTCCGTGACCGACACACTCCGTGGCGAGCGGGTCGCGTTGGCCGGTGGAGACGACGACGAGATCCTGCTGTACGTGTGCGGGTTGACGGTCTCGGACGACGCCCACCTCGGGCACGCACGGCTGTGGTTCCACGCCGACGTGCTCCACCGCTGGCTGGAGCACCGCGGCTACGACGTGCGCCACGTCGAGAACGTCACCGACGTGAACGAGAAGATCACCGCCCGCGTCGGCGAACGCGAGGAGTGGGAGACGGAGGCGGACGTGGCACGCCACTTCACCCAGTCCGTGCTGGCGGACATGCGCGGCCTGAACCTGAAGCGTGCGGCGGTGTACCCCCGCGTCTCCGAGCACGTCCCGCAGATCGTCTCGCTGGTGGAGACGCTGGTCGAGCGCGGCTACGCCTACGAGGCGAACGGCTCGGTGTACTTCGACGTGACCAGCTTCGACGACTACGGCGCGCTCTCGAACCAGTCCCTCGACGAATTGGAGGCACAGAGCGAGGCCGACGAGCGCTCGGAGAAGCGCAACCCCTCGGACTTCGCACTGTGGAAGGCCGGCGGGGTCTCGCCAGAGGCCGTCCGCGAACACCGGAAACACGACCACGAGGGGTCGCTCCCGTCGGGACAGACGTGGGACTCCCCGTGGGGCGAGGGCCGGCCGGGGTGGCACGTCGAGTGTTCCGTGATGTCGACGACACACCTCGGCGACACGCTGGACGTCCACATGGGCGGACGGGACCTCGTCTTCCCGCACCACGAGAACGAGATCGCCCAGAGCGAGGCCGCCACGGGCGCGGAGTTCGCGCGGACGTGGCTCCACGTCGGCCTGTTGCAGACGGACGAAGACAAGATGTCGTCCAGTCTGGGGAACTTCTTCACCGTCTCGGACGCCCTCGAGGAGTACGGGGTGGACGTGGTGCGAACCTTCTACCTCGGCGCGCAGTACCGCGGCGAACAGACGTACTCCACGGACGCGATGGCGGAGGCCGAACGGCGCTGGGAGCGACTCCGGCGTGGCTACGACACCGCGGTCGCGGCGTGTGACGACGCTCGCGCACTCGGGAGTGTCGTCGACGACGACCTCCGCGAGGCGGTCGACGAGTGTCGCGAGCGGTTCGCGACGGCGATGGACGACGACTTGGACGTGCGGACGGCGTACAACGCGCTGTTGGACCTCGCGAGTGCCGTCCACCGGCACGTCGACGGCGACGGGGCAGATGGTGACGAGAGTAGCGCAGACGACACAGGAGGTGTGGCGGGCGGTGACGACGGAACGGCGGACGGCGGGTCTGGCGACGGCGACGCGAGCGACGACGTGTCGGCGGACGGAGAGACGGCGTACGACTATCGCGGGCTGCGGCGTGCGGTCGAGACGTTCGAGGCGCTCGGCGGGGAGGTGTTCGGGCTCTCGCTGGGTGCCGACGAGAGCGACGGCGGCGACGTGGAGCTGGTCGAGGACCTCGTCGAACTCGTGTTGGACGTGCGCGAGCGAGAGCGAGACGCCGGCAACTACGAGCGGGCCGACGACCTCCGAGACGCGCTCGCCGACGCCGGCGTGCGCGTCGAGGACGGCGACGACGGGCCGACGTACCGGCTGGAGTAG
- a CDS encoding DoxX family protein: MTVDAGLGGVLLLVGRVAFGGFLAFAGLNHFLNADQMTGYAASKGIPAPGFGVIASGAMLVLGGLGVLLGVYPVLAAGTLATFFVVATPTMHDFWAVSDAERQSEFTNFTKNVELLGASLVFLALGGQEWAFALGVGVF; encoded by the coding sequence GTGACCGTCGACGCCGGACTCGGGGGCGTGCTCCTGTTGGTCGGACGCGTCGCGTTCGGGGGGTTCCTCGCGTTCGCGGGGCTCAACCACTTCCTGAACGCCGACCAGATGACCGGCTACGCGGCCTCGAAGGGGATCCCTGCCCCCGGGTTCGGGGTGATCGCCAGCGGCGCGATGCTGGTGCTCGGCGGGCTCGGCGTCCTCCTCGGCGTCTACCCGGTACTCGCGGCGGGTACGCTGGCGACGTTCTTCGTCGTCGCGACGCCGACGATGCACGACTTCTGGGCGGTCTCCGACGCCGAACGGCAGTCGGAGTTCACGAACTTCACGAAGAACGTCGAGTTGCTGGGTGCCTCGCTGGTGTTTCTCGCACTCGGCGGCCAGGAGTGGGCGTTCGCGCTCGGCGTCGGAGTCTTCTGA
- a CDS encoding methytransferase partner Trm112 — MNESLLDIVCCPVDKSDLELEDERREDGEVVAGDLVCVECGEAYPIEDGIPNLLPPDMREEAA; from the coding sequence ATGAACGAGTCCCTGCTGGACATCGTCTGTTGTCCGGTCGACAAGAGCGACCTCGAGCTCGAAGACGAGCGGCGCGAGGACGGCGAGGTCGTCGCCGGCGACCTGGTCTGTGTCGAGTGTGGCGAGGCGTACCCCATCGAGGACGGGATCCCGAACCTCCTCCCGCCGGACATGCGCGAGGAGGCGGCCTGA
- a CDS encoding dolichyl-phosphate hexose transferase — protein MGAYNEEEAIGAVLDDVAAVTDDRAEVVVVDSSTDRTPEIAREKGATVIEQPPRGYGEAVREAVLAPDRPVVVTTDCDDTYPMEALPEFLDRINQGYDVVSGDRIYHGAEAMPAFNRLGNVAFALLSSLLLGERVHDVTTGMRAYRRELLHEIEWTENTGLSAELLLRPVARGYDVIEEPIAYRERAGETTLDPLAGGAAIAKSILRVGYEERFE, from the coding sequence ATGGGGGCGTACAACGAGGAGGAGGCCATCGGCGCGGTGCTGGACGACGTGGCCGCGGTGACGGACGACCGCGCCGAGGTCGTCGTCGTCGACTCCTCGACGGATCGGACGCCGGAGATCGCCCGCGAGAAGGGGGCGACGGTGATCGAACAGCCGCCGCGCGGCTACGGCGAGGCGGTCCGCGAGGCGGTGCTCGCGCCGGATCGGCCGGTCGTCGTGACCACGGACTGTGACGACACGTACCCGATGGAGGCGCTGCCAGAGTTCTTGGACCGGATCAACCAGGGGTACGACGTGGTGTCGGGCGACCGGATCTACCACGGTGCGGAGGCGATGCCGGCGTTCAACCGCCTCGGCAACGTCGCGTTCGCGCTGTTGTCGTCGCTGTTGTTGGGCGAGCGCGTCCACGACGTGACCACCGGGATGCGGGCGTACCGCCGCGAGCTGCTCCACGAGATCGAGTGGACGGAGAACACCGGGCTGTCGGCGGAACTGTTGCTCCGCCCGGTCGCCCGGGGGTACGACGTGATCGAGGAGCCGATCGCCTACCGCGAGCGTGCCGGCGAGACGACGTTGGACCCACTGGCCGGCGGTGCCGCTATCGCGAAGTCGATCCTCCGCGTCGGCTACGAGGAACGCTTCGAGTAG
- a CDS encoding DR2241 family protein, translating to MHDGQFDALVAAASDAGVPAAAPGVDFDGLRVERTAEGFTFETPATTATGLDRAQLREHAADSPYVTNWYFWQWTVRNPESPRRAFCRRLEGAPIETGVDHGDDSESGDAKDDTESDVEGDDLSVDTDDHDGAVDTPAGETHGVPERYDVLADGAVTEWGQLRIEARLAADGERVYEVRHVDDAETDRAALTTHEDPLDAREVAKTDERDRYRPLKTAPTLQSGWVFPDLGWREVAQTVETFYPATVANWYRERRGELDVDHWRDTVSRQTGIYGVVKTWDRGEGHEHVNWVAESCCDDSQCLKRREWQYDDETELAVDGGDGQFPCREPCSVVITAARKWTRLESEQPRTYELELTPSEKEQLEAVIDAVADGRADEIREADVKDDANRYRTRFLRAKLFDDDGNLAGVPTEPDEAE from the coding sequence ATGCACGACGGACAGTTCGACGCCCTCGTCGCGGCCGCGAGCGACGCGGGCGTCCCGGCCGCCGCGCCGGGTGTCGACTTCGACGGGCTCCGCGTCGAGCGGACGGCCGAGGGGTTCACGTTCGAGACGCCAGCGACGACCGCGACCGGGCTCGACCGCGCACAGTTGCGCGAACACGCCGCCGACTCCCCGTACGTCACCAACTGGTACTTCTGGCAGTGGACGGTTCGGAACCCGGAGAGTCCGCGTCGCGCCTTCTGTCGTCGCCTGGAGGGCGCACCCATCGAGACCGGTGTCGACCACGGTGACGACTCAGAGAGCGGCGACGCGAAAGACGACACTGAGAGCGACGTGGAGGGCGACGATCTGTCGGTCGACACCGACGACCACGACGGGGCCGTCGACACACCCGCTGGCGAGACGCACGGCGTGCCCGAGCGGTACGACGTCCTGGCGGACGGCGCGGTGACCGAGTGGGGGCAGTTGCGGATCGAGGCGCGGCTCGCCGCCGACGGCGAGCGCGTCTACGAGGTGCGACACGTCGACGACGCCGAGACGGACCGGGCGGCGCTGACCACACACGAGGACCCCCTCGACGCCCGCGAGGTCGCCAAGACGGACGAGCGGGATCGCTACCGGCCGCTGAAGACGGCCCCGACGTTGCAGTCCGGGTGGGTATTCCCGGACCTCGGGTGGCGCGAGGTCGCCCAGACCGTCGAGACGTTCTACCCCGCCACGGTGGCCAACTGGTACCGCGAGCGGCGCGGGGAGTTGGACGTGGACCACTGGCGCGACACCGTGAGCCGTCAGACCGGCATCTACGGCGTCGTGAAGACGTGGGACCGCGGCGAGGGTCACGAGCACGTGAACTGGGTCGCCGAGAGCTGTTGTGACGACTCGCAGTGTCTCAAGCGCCGCGAGTGGCAGTACGACGACGAGACGGAACTGGCGGTCGACGGTGGTGACGGTCAGTTCCCGTGTCGCGAGCCGTGTTCCGTCGTGATCACCGCCGCGCGGAAGTGGACGCGACTGGAGAGCGAGCAACCTCGAACCTACGAGCTCGAGTTGACTCCCAGCGAGAAGGAGCAACTGGAGGCGGTGATCGACGCCGTCGCGGACGGCCGCGCCGACGAGATCCGCGAGGCCGACGTGAAAGACGACGCCAACCGGTACAGGACGCGGTTCCTCCGCGCGAAACTGTTCGACGACGACGGCAACCTCGCAGGCGTGCCGACGGAGCCAGACGAGGCGGAGTGA
- a CDS encoding CbiX/SirB N-terminal domain-containing protein, whose translation MTQALVLVAHGSHLNPDSSTPTYEHADTIRETGVFDEVATGFWKEEPSLREVLRTVESDEVYVVPLFVSEGYFTEQVIPRELRLDGWDVADWESDGISADVATYTATDTGQTVHYCGPVGTHRTMTDVIVRRAETVTGDPDVGEGFGLAVVGHGTERNENSAKAIQYHADRVRELDRFDEVRDLYMDEDPEVDDVAEFFETDDVVLVPLFIADGYHTEEDIPEDVGLTDDYREGYDVPATVGGRRIWYAGAVGTEPLLADVALERAADAGADVGDAVADVREATRVVEAAADDEPAAGDDGEAVTESDDGEAVADGGRPTAAAAGTERDDTTAEEAGE comes from the coding sequence ATGACACAAGCGCTCGTGTTGGTCGCACACGGCTCTCACCTCAACCCCGACTCGAGCACGCCGACGTACGAGCACGCGGACACGATCCGCGAGACGGGCGTGTTCGACGAGGTGGCGACCGGCTTCTGGAAGGAGGAGCCGAGTCTCCGGGAGGTGCTCCGCACCGTCGAGAGCGACGAGGTGTACGTCGTCCCGCTGTTCGTCTCGGAGGGGTACTTCACCGAGCAGGTGATCCCTCGCGAACTCCGCCTGGACGGCTGGGACGTGGCCGACTGGGAGTCGGACGGGATCAGTGCCGACGTGGCAACCTACACCGCGACGGACACCGGCCAGACGGTCCACTACTGTGGCCCGGTCGGCACCCACCGCACGATGACGGACGTGATCGTCCGCCGCGCCGAGACGGTGACCGGCGACCCGGACGTGGGCGAGGGGTTCGGACTCGCGGTCGTCGGCCACGGCACCGAACGCAACGAGAACTCCGCGAAGGCGATCCAGTACCACGCCGACCGCGTCCGGGAGTTGGACCGCTTCGACGAGGTGCGGGACCTCTACATGGACGAGGACCCCGAGGTCGACGACGTGGCGGAGTTCTTCGAGACGGACGACGTGGTGCTCGTGCCACTGTTCATCGCCGACGGCTACCACACGGAGGAGGACATCCCCGAGGACGTGGGGCTCACGGACGACTACCGCGAGGGGTACGACGTGCCGGCGACCGTCGGCGGGCGTCGGATCTGGTACGCCGGTGCCGTCGGGACGGAGCCGCTGTTGGCCGACGTGGCACTCGAACGCGCCGCCGACGCCGGTGCCGACGTGGGTGACGCCGTCGCCGACGTCCGCGAGGCGACACGCGTCGTGGAGGCGGCCGCGGACGACGAACCGGCCGCAGGGGACGACGGTGAGGCGGTCACGGAGAGTGACGACGGCGAGGCGGTCGCCGACGGCGGTCGCCCGACGGCTGCGGCAGCCGGCACCGAGCGAGACGACACCACGGCCGAGGAGGCGGGCGAGTAG
- a CDS encoding DUF5800 family protein, which produces MTALSFDEDGVDVEYEGTEFRLEKELVEEATQQRYVDATDHDVLRMVEEDPDFSSEPRRIGDIL; this is translated from the coding sequence GTGACTGCGCTCAGTTTCGACGAAGACGGCGTGGACGTAGAGTACGAGGGGACGGAGTTCCGACTGGAGAAGGAACTCGTCGAGGAGGCGACACAGCAACGCTACGTCGACGCGACCGACCACGACGTGCTCCGGATGGTCGAGGAGGACCCGGACTTCTCGTCGGAACCGCGTCGGATCGGCGACATCCTCTGA